GATAACCCAGGCTTAATCCCTGTTTAAAAGTCATAAACTGAAGAGTACTGAAATTTTTAAACATTGAAGCGAAAAGCAGAAAGATAAAATTTCCGTTTTTGTACTGGTGGCCGGTCTTGTAATTTGTAGCGGCTGAATTTTGAGTCACAGGAACGAACCAAGGTTTTTCCCAAGATTCATCTAATTTGCGGTTTAACATCTCGTTAAACATCTCCTGAAGCTGTTCTTTTTTCATTTTGTTAGTCAGTTTTTACGGTGTGCCTCACCTTCTAAATTCAAATTAAATATGGTTTCAAATGAAACTCTAAACGCTGTATGTCAATTACTTAACATACATAAATTTACAAATATTAATGATGTTATCCAAACATTTTAAGATCTTTTTTCAAAATATTTTTAATCTTTCTCATTCATAATCTGTATGTTACAAGCAATTAACAATACCTGTTTTAATAATAAATGATGCTTATTTGATTATTATAGTTTATTGTTTTTCAGGGGCTTATCAGTATTCACAAATAATTCCTATCTCTTCCCATCTCATTTTTGCATGGGAGCAAAAATGTATAATCAATCATTTCGGTATGGGCTTTTGCGCCGAAATGGTAGTGACTAACACCTATTTTGTATTTGAAAAAATTCTTAATCACGTTTTTTCCCTTAAAAACTTCTTCATTTCTTCAAATAAAGTACGGATGATATACTCAGCTAAATTCCTGTGTCAACAAATTCATCTCTTTGGGACTAAGTAATTTTAAGTGTTAAAACTATAAATCGAAATTTGATGTTGCTTGTGAGAAAAAAATGCTTTTACTCTATATAAAAAATATATGTGACGTTTTTGCCGGTAAATACGTCACATTTCATATATTTGCAATAAACCGACAATTCGATGAAAGTATCTGATATAGTTATAAATAAGATTAACAGGTTTAAGACTGGTTATGTCTTCACCTATAGTGATTTTGATATACCGGTGAAAAATCTGAGTGCCCTTAAAATGTCATTAAACAGATTGGTCTCAGCAGGGAAAATAGTCAGGCTCTCAAAAGGACAGTTCTATAAACCTGAAATATCACAATTCGGATCGCTTAGGCCAGCAGAATATCAGATTGTAAAAGATCTTCTTGAAGACGATAAAAAGATAATAGGGTATCTTACCGGGATTAGTGCATTTAATAAACTTGGGCTAACAACACAGATATCGAATACCATCCAGATTGGAACAAATATTGACAAGAAACCTAAAAAAAGAGGGAAATATAATATCCGGTTCATCAGGCAGAAAAATACAATCACCAGTGATAATATTAATATTCTTCAAATACTTGATGCCATCAGATTCATAAAAAGGATTCCGGATTCAGACGTTTCTAAATCATGCCAAAGGTTAATTCCGATAATCGGAATGTTGCCAGAAAAAAATCTTGATCTTTTAATCAAATATGCTCTAAAATACAATCCCGGGACCAGAGCTCTGACAGGGGCAATAGTTGACCAGATAAGTTCAAAAAATAATACAAAGCAGCTACTTGAGTCATTAAATACTGTTTCTGAATATAACTTTAATATTAGTGAGGCAGTACTGAATAATAAACTAAAATGGAGAATATCATGACACTGCATGAAAACAAAGAAACTTTTAGTGATGCAATACGAGCCGCCAGTGAGCATCTCGGGATCAGAGATGAATTTGTAGAAAAAGATTACTGGGTTACTCTTATTCTTAAAAGACTTTCTCAGTCTGAGTTCAAAAATAAGGTAATTTTTAAGGGAGGAACCTCACTTTCAAAGGTTCATAAGTTGATAAATAGATTTTCTGAGGATGTAGATCTTGCAATCCTAAAATCAAAAGGACAGACAGAAACTCAGCAGAGAGTTATGATCAGGAAGGTGGAGAAAGAATTAACTTCAGGTTTCACTGAAATAGAAATTCCAAACTTAACAAGTAAACAGAAAAACTTCCGGAAGACAGCTTACAATTACGATAGGATTACAAAAAATGATTCAATTGGCCTTCATGACAAATTAATACTTGAGATCAATTCATTTGCCAACCCTGTTCCGTATAATTTACATCCAGTAAACTCCATGATAGCTCAATTTCTAACCGAGACTGAAAACATTGGACCACTTACTGAATTTAATCTCCATCCATTCGAACTACTTGTTTTAGATCCAAGGATTACCCTTATTGAAAAAATTCTTTCGCTAATCAGGCTTTCTTTCTATGATGATGGTGTTGAAAGAATAAGAGCTAAAGTCCGGCATTTCTACGATATCTACTACTTAATAAATACTCCAGCATTCCAAGATCCTGAGAATATATCAAGGTTCAGAGCAGATTTTATAAGAATGTTTGAGGAGGAAAAAACCAGGTTTTTTGATCCGGAGAATTGGTATAACTCCGATTACACGGAATCACCTCTGTTTAAAAATTTTACTGTAATCTGGGATCAGATAAAATATTCATATGAAAATGATTTCAGACTATTGGTGTTTGGAGAATTCCCTTCAAGTGAGGAAATAGTCAAACAATCTATTTTCT
The nucleotide sequence above comes from Bacteroidales bacterium. Encoded proteins:
- a CDS encoding nucleotidyl transferase AbiEii/AbiGii toxin family protein; the encoded protein is MENIMTLHENKETFSDAIRAASEHLGIRDEFVEKDYWVTLILKRLSQSEFKNKVIFKGGTSLSKVHKLINRFSEDVDLAILKSKGQTETQQRVMIRKVEKELTSGFTEIEIPNLTSKQKNFRKTAYNYDRITKNDSIGLHDKLILEINSFANPVPYNLHPVNSMIAQFLTETENIGPLTEFNLHPFELLVLDPRITLIEKILSLIRLSFYDDGVERIRAKVRHFYDIYYLINTPAFQDPENISRFRADFIRMFEEEKTRFFDPENWYNSDYTESPLFKNFTVIWDQIKYSYENDFRLLVFGEFPSSEEIVKQSIFLIELLG